The genomic segment ACTTTGCCCTGGCCCAGCAGGAAAAGATTTAACAAGCAACCTGCACTTTCAGAGGAAGCACCATGTGCAGATTTTTACGGCGACACCGGCGTATACGTGCACGGGCAGACACAGGCCCTATTGACCCTACTGGCCCATACATAGTCAACTAGCGACTACATTTGCATTATTTTCCAGATGAGAGAGATTTATCGACGCCtgtgtttcccatagcaaccaatcagatcactactttcattttttcagaggcctttttgaaaatgaaagaagtgatctgatcggttgctatgggcaacagcaccacttTCTCCCtatgagtttatttttttatttttttatatacccccatagtgggggagatttatcaaaacctgtgtagaagataatttgcccagttgcccatagcaaccaatcagatctcttcttttattttgcagaggccttgttagaactaaaagaagcaatctgattggttgctatcggcaactgggcaaattttcttctgcacaggttttcattaatctcccccattgttcctaCCTTCCAGGCATGTATAGTGATGAACAGCAGGAAAGCCATGGCGGTGACTATGCCGGATATCAATGAATAATTTATCCTGTGCCATGTTGGTTTTCTCACGGAGCGAATCAATAGGTCAAGGAAAGGTTTGTATGTGAACTACAGAGGAGGAGAGAGACGGCTTTCCCTATGAACTAGAAAGAATTATACAAAAATAACCTTCGTAGGGAAAAGACTAATCCATAACTAAACCTTGACCTGTATACACAGAACAGCCCACTAGGGGGCACACAGTGCGACCCCCACACAATGCAAATCTCCcacaccagtatttcccaactagtatgtctccagctgttgcaaaactacaactcccagcatgcccggacagccttcggctgtccgggcatgctgggagttgtagttttgcaacagctggaggcacactgtttgagaaacCCCAGTCTATGAAGTGACCGCAGAGGCTGCACTAACTTGATAGACAGTGAgtaatggctgctatcagcagccaggactcatcGCTAAAGCCGGGCATCTGTGATCACGCCGATGTGCTGCATTAAACCTCTGGATGGCGCAATCAAAGTCGTTGGCGGGATCTAAAAGCATTAAAATACTAGTGCCGGTCCTTCAGAGGTGCTGATCAGGACCTACGCAGTGCGATCGCAGGGTCCTGATCAGATGATATGATGGCCGAAGGACCCTCACCTGCATCCGTTCTATAGGATTGGCgctctaaggcttctttcacactagcaaattactccgtttagcaagttccgtcgctagttccgtcctaaaatcagttgtcaccggcagtaaccaaatcctatacgtccgttagaaaatcccgttatagtctatgggatttttccaatatccgttttaatccattatagtccgttattgataacggacgttatttggtGACGGAAGATAGTTCATGATctattttcttccgtactatcttccgtcacaaaataacatccgttatcaataacggactgtaatgggttaaaacggatattggaaaaatcccatagactataacgggattttctaacggtcgtataggatttggttactgccggtgacagctggatttaggacggaactagcgacggaacttgctaaacggaataatttgctagtgtgaaagaAGACTAAGTAAACAGCCAGTCTGTATAAGCAGAGCGCTGATaactctgatcaatgctatgctatggcacagcattgaaaaTGTTTGCAATTAACACATTAATCAACTGGCTGGCTgcgtcctgaaagggttaaaattggtagaacattaaaaaaaaataagctatacCGCAGAATAAAGTATCATCAATATAACATGGAGGGTGGGGGGcaactaaaaaaaaactgaaaagcgCTGCGGTGTGAAGGGGTTAAGacggtgcttcccaaccagggtgcctccagctgttgcaaaactacagccccccagcatgcctggacagccaagggctggtgggaagtaaaaaaaaaaaaaaaaaactgaaaagctCTGCGGTGTGACGTGGTTGAGatggtgcttcccaaccagggtgcctccagctgttgcaaaactacaactcccagcatgcccggacagcccttggctgtccgggcatgctgggagttgtagttttgcaacagctggaggcaacttggttagaaaacactggcttaATAAATAGTGCAACAGCAATCAGCAGCTAGACCAGGcacaggcaaccttcggcactgcagatgttttggactacatctcccatgatgctcttacaaccAAAATactgacaaagcatcatgggagatgtagtccaaatcaTTTGCAGTGCCGAAGCTAGGCAATGCTTTCTAGGGACACCAGGTGGCGCTGCAGCGTCATATCTTTTTGGCTCGCCTAACACGTTTAGCCGTTCATTCTGTCTCGTTTCAATAAAGCTAGATTTAGCCGCAAGTGCTCCTGGGATTGGTAGTTCGGCGGCCATATCTTAGGAAGTGATTGGCGTGTGAGGCTGTGGGTGAGGGAAGCCTTGTGTCCGGGGAAAGTGTGGCcgaagaggaggaggagctggagGTGAGGTGAGCTTGGTGAACTCCGGGGACTAGTGTAGTGTTTACCTTATACGTCAGATACacaggaactacatgtcccagcatgctcTTGCACCACTTGCAGTGCAGAGATGGGAAGTGAAGCGCGCTCTCTGGTATGGGGAAGCTCAGGTGGATGCTAAGTGATTGTTACAATGAACTTTTACTAATGTGTGTATTCTGGGGTGCAAGATGGCggaggatttaaccccttaaggaccaagcgtttttccactttcgctTCTtccgtaaaaaatcataaccctttcaattttgcacctaaaaatccatgatggcttatttttatttttttttattttttttttgcgccaccaattctacttttgttatgacatcagtcattttaccgagaaatctacggcgaaacggaaaaaaaatataattgtgcgtcaaaattgaagaaaaaacgccattttgtaacttttgggggcttctgtttctacacagtaaatttttcggtaaaaattccacattctctttattctgtaggtccatacacttaaaatgataccctacttatataggttggattttgtcgcacttctggaaaaaataactacatgcaggaaaatgtatatgtttaaaattgtcatcctctgaccccctataactttatatttttattaatttttttttccgcatatgggacggtatgagggcgcaCACTTTTcgctgtgatctgaaggtttttatcggtaccatttttgttttgattggactttttgatgttttttttatgctataaaaagtgacagAAAATAAACAATTTTGGACCTTGGAGTTTTTTTGCGCGTGGCGccgttgactgtgcggtttaattaactatatttttatagttcggacaattacacacgtggcgaaatcacacatttaaaaaaaaaaatgtatacaggtttttttatggcaaaaggggggtgattaaaatttttattgggggctaTACTATTCATTACAcggccatagcattgatcagtgttacctacacttgactgctcaagcctggatctcaggcttggagcaatgaaaTGCTGATCGGACAGTGTGGAGCCAGGTagggagcctcccgctgtcctctcagctgttcgggacgcagcgATTTCACTCCGCTCACCTAGCCGGCATggatttctcccgttttagacgccgGGATCAACTttaattgcggcatctaaagggttaataccagacatcagtccaATCGGCGATGTTCGGCATTAACCGGGACCCCGCAAATATGAATCATACTTCACAAATCTGGAGCCGGCTatgattttgtatttattttttaactctttgagaacacagccaatttttatttttgttttcttttttccccctcctGGCATTCTAAGAGGCATAACTTTGCCATCCACAGAACCATacaaaggttttttgttttttttccccatgaccaattgtactttttaatgactcATATTTTATCAGTGTCAgtcaaaacaaaaaattatttgtgtgtgtgtggagggggggggggggttattttgcaACATTTAccattttatatagtttttctattaattgtactaaactttttttttttttttttaaacataatcaGCATGCCTAAAGTTGTCCTCTCCTGACCCATAtaactctttctttcttttttttcatatacggggatgtatgagggctcatttttggtgcAGTGATCTGTTGTTTTAAGTGGAGCCATTGTTTTGACAGgattttttgatcaatttttatacattttattttaatataaatatatatatatatatatatatatatatatatatatatatatatatatatatatatatatagcaaagagGTTCTAGAGCAGCACTACCAATATGAGTAGATGCAGGTGCACGCAATCCGAGAAATGCCCGGTCACTGCTACAATTGGAGATATAcacaaagaagattgcagcactcGAGGTTCAGGTGAAAAAACTtgagtggttttattccatccaaaatgCGACGTTTCGGTCGCCACATGcgaccattttcaagcatgaACATTTATGCCACTTACCGTACAGGATTATAAACATTATATGGTGGCAACGCATTTTGCAAcgcctggaggtccacagtttggagagtaCTGGATATAAACCATGAGACTCAATGCTTTTCTGTGGAAGCTTTAGTCATGCTGCTGCATTGCCTTAAAGGTACTTtgttgccccagcgttctgaacattttgttccgaatgcttggagtgggCAGGGGTCATGGCGTcactccaccccccccctcaatgcaagtcaatgggagggggcgtggtgtgagatCATGACCaccggcacccagcgttctaaatgtaCGCCAGGTGCtgcgcagagatcgcgggggtccccagctgcaggacccctgcgatcagacatcttatcccctatcctttggataggggataagatgtctaggggtggagtactcctttaatacatacTGAACCATTTTGTTGTATTTGGAGCACATTTGTATTTGGAGCACATTAAAAGCTTGTCGACATCACTCATTGGGGTCACAGTCTtgaggtgcattcacaccacgtttttgcaatacagcacCCTGATCCGGTGGGAGAATTTAAAAACAGGCCGCTGCAGTATCCCTGCCGCACCCTATTAACTTGAATGAGCTGGACAGAGTCAGATATGGACTCCGCGCAGCTCATTTTTAGACCTTGGtttgttgccggactgaaaacctTGTGGTCTGCCAAAGTTATGAGTCCAGTAATAAAACTGCTACAGTTCAAAAGTGACCTGTCCGGCTCATTCCAATGAATGGGGTGCGGAGGGGATACGGCAGCGGCTGGTTTTTAAATTCTTCTGTCGGATCTAACTGACATATTGCAaataatgtggtgtgaatgcaccctgagaACGAAGTGaattgtgatttatttatttatatttttcttgtATCTCATCAGGATATAGAATGAATACACCAGGTGGAGAGGTAAAGCCGGTTGTCGTATCCAAGCAAGCAGAAGAGGTCATCAATGGAGTAGTCACACAGGTGGTGTGCACCGCATTCTCTGACCACATCCTGGTGGTAGTGACACAATATGGGAAGATGGGAACATTGGTCTCTGTTACTCCAAACATGGTGTCCGGTGAGCTGGGCAAACCCACGCTGACCACTAAGGTGCTCCTAGGATGTGATGAGGTGAGAAGAGGGCGGGGGTAGagtaaggttaggttcacactggtATTGGCTGCTCTGTCCTTCAGTGCAGTCCTCTTTCTTGTTGCCGGGGATCAACGCGTCAGACTGacgctcagctaatcactggccgcAGGTGTCCCATCTcctccagtgataggctgagcggcagtgtgacatattgggacctggcaccaggaagaagattgggactcaatacatcacactgctgaTCAGTGGGGTCGGTCCTCTACAACCAAAAGTGTCAGATCCACACAGGTTTACAGAACCTAAGACCATGGACAGCTTATGCCATTTAAACAAAagctgcagtagggatgggaaaaatgtatttaaattttattttttataaagtgtgtgggtGTTTCaccttttatttgttttatttttttctctctatttttaaaattttttaggtagtactactacgcccagcatggaacagactgttccatgatgggagtagtagtacctgtactaaaagacatatcgcccgatgcgattgtccataatatagcagagatgcggagcggctctatacagcgctcacatctctgcactatactccggccagtcatgtgaatagaacatcattcattcatattttcctcccagagtggtgattggccggatggttgcagccaatcacagctctcagcgggaaatatgaatgagtgatgttctattcatatcactggccggagtatagtgcagagatgcgagcgctgtatagagccactccgcatctctgcaatagataggacgatcccagcggatgtcaggagtgaaacccgctgtgatctttccttaactgcaggtactactactcccaacatggagcacactctgctccatgctgggagctgtagtacctgcattaaaggggtagtccagtggtgaaaaacttatcccctatcctaaggataggggataagtttgagatcgcggggggtccaaccgctggggccccctgcgatctctctgtacggggccccggctctccgccgagatagcgggtgtcgacccccgcacgaggcggcggccgacacgccccctcaatacatctctatggcagagccggagattgccgaaggcagcgcttcggctctgccatagagttgtattgagggggcgtgtcggccgccgcctcgtgcggaggtcgacacgcccccttccagcgggctgtcggggctccgtacaggagatcgcggggggccccaggggtcggaccccccgcgatctgcaacttatcccctatccttaggataggggataagttgctcaccactgaatcaccactggactactcctttaatagacagatcacagcgggtgtcacttctgacacctgttgcgatctttctattaatgtaggtactacagctcccagcattgagcaaagtgtgctccattttgggagtagtagtacctgcagttaaggacagatcccagcgggtgtgtcactactgacatccactgtgatcctcctgtatagatgcggccgctcttctatggtcccctgcactgacttatatatacacatattcatatttcccacagagagctgtgattggctggaaccatctggccaatcacagctctctgtgggaaatatgaatatgtgtgtgtatatatatatatatatatatatatatatatatatacgtcagtgcaggggaccatagaagagtggccacccgcatctatacattatacaggaggattgcaacggacccggggcaatctgtcaattagtacaggtactactactcccatcatggaacagtgtgttccatgctggttgtagtagtactacctaaaaaaaattgtaaaaaaaaaaagaataaaaagtgaaaaacacacacactacatttttattattgtcggctacatttttagtgccctgccctgcttttttatttttttaatggtgccctgcttttttatttttttaatggtaccctacgaaattttatttaaaaaaaaaaggtatctccatcacttttttggatcgctaaagtccaaataaaaataaaaaccgcatgagaaaatgccaaagttaaaacccacgtggcgtttttcttggcattttttttttcccccataaacttccatgggagaaaaacaccacaattccAGGAAAAAGAAACACCAtggtctcaacatgctgcgattttgcaaaaccgccaaggagctgaaaaagagtgaaaaaaaacgccaaaaggataaaaaaaacgcaaagtggaaaaagaatttagcgttttttcattgatttacagctaacatctgaccgcagcgttttttttggccgaaaaaacgctatgtggcagaattggcgtttttcttggcatttaaaaacaaaagaaagtgGAATTCCAACTTAACAGCTGcaaaatagcagtcagagacagggacaAGTAAGTAACATTTAAACAGGGATtttcctgttttttatttttcagtaacaaaACAAATCTAGTAtaaacacctactgatctctgccCTGTTTACACAAGTGACAGAGGTTCCTCATACACTTGGTAAGAATGGTTGTAAACCTGTGCTGACTTGGGGCCAACCTGAAAATCTGGACTGGCCCAGGAAGGAATGAAAGACCCTactaccaaacctgcctttcaTCTCCTAAATAATCCAATAACAGTACTTACCAAATTCCTAGCAAGCTAAGTCTCTCCAGAGGTGTTAACGCTTTTCTGGATTTTCTATATGTCACT from the Hyla sarda isolate aHylSar1 chromosome 8, aHylSar1.hap1, whole genome shotgun sequence genome contains:
- the PSMG3 gene encoding proteasome assembly chaperone 3, with protein sequence MNTPGGEVKPVVVSKQAEEVINGVVTQVVCTAFSDHILVVVTQYGKMGTLVSVTPNMVSGELGKPTLTTKVLLGCDEPSIHVCAKNLVSFVSQESKNKPVLLSVALKDKSVDCIKALKEVIKGCQVW